The following coding sequences are from one Candidatus Nitrohelix vancouverensis window:
- a CDS encoding isoprenyl transferase, which produces MIPGALYEQIDPNRLPRHIAIIMDGNGRWARKHFMPRVEGHRAGVKTVDRIVTLCREIHIEALTLYSFSDENWKRPASEIKALMKILDYYLKKELDRMKEENIRFNTIGRIQELPQTVQNLIQHAKDYTADSTGMILTLALSYGGRQEILDAVKVIAEKVRDGELKVEDIDFQLFEHCLATRSLPDPDLLIRTSGEKRISNFLLYQSAYTELYYTDVLWPQFSEEDLLNAIIDFQKRERRFGQTREQIARSGQTIHS; this is translated from the coding sequence ATGATTCCGGGCGCCTTGTACGAACAAATCGACCCCAATCGCCTGCCCCGTCATATTGCCATCATCATGGATGGCAACGGTCGCTGGGCGCGCAAACATTTCATGCCGCGCGTTGAAGGACACCGCGCCGGCGTGAAGACGGTGGATCGCATCGTGACTCTGTGCCGGGAAATTCACATCGAGGCCCTGACCCTCTATTCCTTTTCCGATGAAAACTGGAAACGTCCCGCGTCTGAAATCAAGGCGCTGATGAAGATACTGGACTATTACCTCAAAAAAGAACTCGACCGGATGAAAGAGGAAAACATCCGCTTCAATACGATCGGGCGCATTCAGGAACTGCCGCAGACGGTCCAAAACCTCATTCAGCACGCCAAAGATTACACCGCCGATAGCACAGGCATGATTCTGACCCTGGCTCTCAGCTATGGCGGACGCCAGGAAATTCTTGACGCCGTCAAAGTCATCGCCGAAAAAGTGCGCGACGGCGAATTGAAAGTCGAGGACATTGACTTCCAGCTCTTTGAACATTGTCTCGCCACCCGCTCTCTGCCCGATCCGGATCTGTTGATTCGCACCAGCGGTGAGAAACGCATCAGCAATTTTCTGCTGTATCAATCCGCCTACACTGAATTGTATTACACCGACGTTTTGTGGCCGCAGTTCAGTGAAGAGGACCTGCTGAACGCCATCATCGATTTTCAAAAACGCGAACGACGTTTCGGTCAGACTCGCGAACAGATCGCCCGATCCGGGCAGACCATTCATTCTTAA
- a CDS encoding phosphatidate cytidylyltransferase produces the protein MIRIATSAVGIPVLLAILWYGGSLGFFLLVALAAVIANIEFHQMISHSGVGGFVVEGTLLAFLMVLNFYFGGVYFMEWIFISILTLFLAWFIREDNEKIALDQISFTLMGAMYTGGLLGFFLLIRQQPEGAQLIIFLLLIIWSGDALAYYVGRNFGRRPLAKTSPNKTWEGAVGGLCGSMIAALISGFTYLSQLSPSHCLLVAFICGIIGQFGDLAESLLKRNTGVKDSGNILPGHGGILDRIDSLLFAGPAFYLYLKLAS, from the coding sequence TTGATTCGCATCGCCACTAGCGCCGTCGGCATACCGGTCCTTCTGGCCATTCTCTGGTATGGAGGAAGCCTAGGATTTTTTCTACTCGTCGCCCTCGCCGCCGTCATCGCCAACATCGAATTCCACCAGATGATCTCCCATTCCGGCGTCGGCGGATTCGTCGTCGAAGGAACCCTGCTGGCTTTCCTGATGGTTCTGAATTTTTATTTTGGCGGCGTTTATTTCATGGAGTGGATTTTCATTTCAATCCTGACGCTGTTCCTGGCCTGGTTCATTCGCGAGGACAATGAAAAAATCGCTCTCGACCAGATATCCTTCACATTGATGGGGGCGATGTACACGGGCGGACTGCTCGGCTTTTTCCTGCTGATCCGGCAACAGCCCGAGGGAGCGCAACTCATTATTTTCCTTTTGCTCATCATCTGGAGCGGCGACGCCCTGGCTTATTACGTCGGGCGCAATTTCGGACGTCGGCCTCTGGCAAAGACCAGCCCCAATAAAACCTGGGAAGGCGCCGTCGGCGGTTTGTGCGGTAGCATGATCGCCGCCCTGATCTCCGGCTTCACCTATTTGAGCCAGCTTTCGCCGTCCCATTGTTTGCTTGTCGCGTTCATATGCGGTATCATCGGTCAGTTTGGCGACCTTGCTGAATCCTTGCTCAAACGGAACACGGGCGTGAAAGATTCCGGAAACATTCTTCCGGGGCATGGCGGGATTCTCGACCGGATCGACAGCTTGCTATTCGCCGGTCCCGCATTCTACCTGTATTTGAAACTGGCCTCCTGA
- a CDS encoding 1-deoxy-D-xylulose-5-phosphate reductoisomerase, protein MKTISILGSTGSIGVNTLDVVERNPAEFKVCGLSAGGNIDLLAEQARKFRPRVIAVFDPSKAKALKDKLSGENIEIVCGQEGNIQVASLPEADLIVSGIVGSAGLESTLAGIEAGKDIALANKETLVVAGELVLKKARGKSNIIPVDSEHSAIFQALNGESNKRIRKIVLTASGGPFRTYSKEQMDHVTVADALNHPNWKMGAKITIDSATMMNKGLEYIEAKWLFGVDTQVDIVVHAQSIIHSMVEFVDTSIMAQLGIPDMRVPIAYALSYPDRLPCELESLDLAAIGKLTFEAPDYERFPCLKLAQEAMEQGQTIPAVLNAANEIAVDAFLNEQIAYKDIAEIIRSVMHNHAPVDLDSLEVVLNADAWAREEARKQIAVAAH, encoded by the coding sequence ATGAAAACCATTTCAATTCTGGGTTCCACCGGCTCCATTGGCGTCAACACGCTGGATGTCGTCGAACGCAATCCGGCTGAATTCAAAGTCTGCGGTCTTTCGGCAGGCGGTAATATCGACCTGCTCGCCGAGCAGGCCCGAAAATTTCGCCCCCGGGTGATCGCGGTTTTCGATCCGTCCAAAGCCAAAGCCCTGAAAGATAAATTGTCCGGCGAGAATATCGAAATCGTGTGCGGGCAGGAAGGTAATATTCAAGTCGCTTCTTTACCCGAAGCCGACCTGATCGTCTCCGGCATCGTCGGCAGCGCCGGGCTGGAGTCCACCCTGGCGGGCATCGAAGCAGGCAAAGACATCGCGCTCGCCAACAAGGAAACCCTCGTGGTCGCCGGCGAACTCGTGCTGAAAAAAGCGCGGGGCAAATCCAACATCATCCCCGTCGACAGTGAACACAGCGCCATCTTTCAAGCGCTCAACGGCGAATCGAATAAACGCATCCGAAAAATCGTTCTGACCGCATCCGGCGGCCCCTTTCGCACTTACAGCAAAGAGCAGATGGATCACGTGACCGTCGCCGACGCGCTCAATCATCCCAACTGGAAAATGGGGGCGAAGATCACCATCGACTCCGCCACCATGATGAACAAGGGCCTGGAATACATCGAAGCGAAATGGTTGTTCGGCGTCGACACGCAAGTCGATATCGTCGTGCATGCGCAAAGCATCATTCACTCGATGGTCGAATTTGTCGACACCTCGATCATGGCGCAGTTGGGCATTCCCGACATGCGCGTGCCCATCGCCTACGCCCTGTCGTATCCCGACCGACTGCCCTGCGAACTCGAATCCCTCGACCTCGCGGCGATCGGCAAGCTTACTTTTGAAGCGCCCGACTATGAACGCTTCCCCTGCCTGAAACTGGCGCAGGAAGCGATGGAACAGGGGCAGACCATTCCCGCGGTATTGAACGCGGCGAACGAAATCGCCGTCGACGCGTTTCTCAACGAACAGATCGCCTACAAGGATATCGCGGAGATCATCCGAAGCGTCATGCACAATCATGCGCCGGTCGACCTCGACTCGCTTGAAGTTGTGTTGAACGCAGACGCCTGGGCGCGCGAAGAAGCGCGCAAACAGATCGCCGTCG